A genome region from Naumovozyma castellii chromosome 5, complete genome includes the following:
- the NNF2 gene encoding Nnf2p (ancestral locus Anc_3.425), whose product MKPKVKKEQSSTSGQASEEDPQPIAFAKKHRFKDTLALFVVFLSFNHFSSLCLLFAFVIATQCRNFIANCFISLFLSKKPSPCITEVAHLDQVETRKKSDSNTLPGKKTFRHTSSQSISNASTLTNQTIKKSVDGKSKISLPILLAEIIVATILKFFGGSYFISPIENLAMSTLASFLINDPSDCLSYATSCSVLYAVVFNLCQKLSPFLNARNYLLWKPPFHWDPSSTTTNNFGGTNGYNNTHSWLNLFFPLKLIYIMIYPQWLTLFEKYIRHLRYYLCFHIIVYQFTQSFMNPYYYNEASTSTSSSKNRSSNPLFKGKSFLKNENLNRSTQRVASNGSNRVVSSGNSNTNPHYQPETPNVQQQQQQQNNSNESRAPHLINNLKDATPTPYFTSTVKNYKVFDPIVTVAEDTNLQAVTTTFDDNENNLNKNISTNSTDNTTFKNQLFEMEIDLDNINQETNNLRTDLTVTSNLENFIRHLFKRKNQHLIPPLWSMFVTLKTTNFEKKYLNQYKKVVNNTLTPVSSYANANENEPQSNITPINSNNSISHTVITDPSDTLARKSVFNNADPAKAMAIIAQTTSDDYDQLNLVSTRMNIFNRDDNEYKVCIIDIGTHSITFHIENLHDGELIVLVNGLIWSEVSCALILERVGEEYVVVSGLVPSCSYDIQFVNRLDQTDDYLISDLMIRTSSILNNDSSNDKTEVSENFENLDFSFPSYYHRKFLSPLLTLKHSVLTTNANLADERNKIKKTKKEINKKLNSLRQEIDHFKGKIEQNATNDEKNTSKVDNLKIALQQNEKALKQLEEDLKRASEKELALEEDYLTKKDYHLQKELEFSKLEESLNKDLSLVKAKETKLQNEYNQLSSKKDKLSLRHEKLQKELDENNELFTVVKEQFVVKRENERLKRQEARIREISDFELGIKGLEQDISRLDAENDHIQGLLNGF is encoded by the coding sequence ATGAAACCTAAGGTGAAGAAAGAGCAATCTTCCACATCAGGTCAAGCTTCGGAGGAAGATCCTCAACCGATAGCCTTTGCTAAAAAACATAGATTCAAAGACACATTAGCATTATTTGTTGTGTTTTTAAGCTTTAATCATTTTTCATCtctttgtttattatttgcGTTTGTTATAGCCACACAATGCAGAAACTTTATTGCAAATTGTTTCATctcattatttttatcaaagaaaCCGTCTCCATGTATTACAGAGGTGGCACATTTAGATCAAGTTGAAACGAGAAAGAAATCTGATTCCAATACCTTACCTGGTAAGAAAACATTTCGTCACACTTCAAGtcaatcaatttcaaatgcaTCTACGTTGACAAATCAAACTATTAAGAAATCTGTAGATGGAAAATCTAAGATATCTCTCCCTATCTTATTGGCAGAAATTATAGTCGCAACAATACTAAAATTTTTTGGAGGCAGTTATTTTATTAGTcctattgaaaatttagcCATGTCCACATTAGCATCCTTTTTGATCAATGACCCTAGCGACTGTCTAAGTTACGCAACTTCATGCTCCGTATTATATGCTGTGGTCTTTAACCTTTGTCAAAAACTATCCCCTTTCTTAAATGCTAGGAATTATTTGTTATGGAAACCACCCTTCCATTGGGACCCTTCTTCTACTACTACCAATAATTTTGGGGGGACTAATGGATATAATAACACACACTCATGgttgaatttattttttcccTTGAAACTTATCTATATTATGATTTATCCACAGTGGCtaacattatttgaaaaatatattagGCACCTGCGCTACTATCTCTGTTTTCATATAATAGTTTATCAATTTACACAAAGTTTCATGAATCCATATTATTACAATGAAGCATCCACATCAACATCCTCTTCCAAGAATCGTTCCTCTAATCCTTTATTCAAGGGAAAatcatttttgaaaaatgaaaacttGAACAGATCAACACAGAGGGTAGCTTCGAATGGTTCGAATAGAGTGGTCTCGTCAGGGAACAGTAATACCAATCCACATTATCAACCTGAAACTCCAAATGtacaacagcaacaacaacaacagaatAACTCTAATGAATCAAGAGCACCAcatttaattaataatctAAAGGACGCTACACCAACTCCTTATTTCACTTCCACAGTTAAGAATTATAAGGTTTTTGATCCCATTGTCACCGTGGCTGAGGATACCAATTTACAGGCTGTAACCACCACCTTTGATGATAAcgaaaataatttgaacaaaaatataagtACTAATTCTACAGATAACACCACATTTAAGAATCAACTTTTCGAAATGgaaattgatttggataatattAACCAAGAGACTAATAATTTGAGGACAGACTTGACTGTGACAAgcaatcttgaaaattttattagacatttattcaaaaggaaaaatcaACATTTGATTCCTCCTTTATGGTCCATGTTTGTCACTCTGAAAACCACCAACTTTGAGAAGAAATACTTGAATCAGTATAAAAAAGTCGTTAACAATACTTTAACTCCCGTGAGTTCATATGCCAATgctaatgaaaatgaaccTCAATCTAATATTACTCCAATTAACTCTAATAATAGTATTTCGCATACAGTGATTACCGATCCGTCGGATACGTTGGCAAGAAAGAGTGTCTTCAATAATGCGGACCCTGCAAAGGCAATGGCAATAATTGCACAAACCACTTCTGATGACTACGACCAATTAAACTTGGTATCTACCAGAATGAACATTTTTAACAGAGACGATAATGAGTACAAAGTTTGTATCATTGATATTGGTACCCACTCAATTACTTTTCATATTGAAAACTTGCACGATGGTGAACTAATCGTCCTAGTGAATGGTCTTATTTGGTCCGAAGTTTCATGCGCTCTGATCTTGGAACGTGTTGGGGAAGAATATGTCGTTGTAAGTGGACTGGTTCCTTCATGTTCCTATGATATTCAATTCGTTAATAGATTAGATCAAACTGATGATTATTTGATCTCTGATTTAATGATCAGGACAAGTAGTATACTTAACAATGATTCTTCTAATGACAAAACTGAAGTctctgaaaattttgaaaatttagatTTCAGTTTCCCCTCATACTATCATAGAAAATTTTTGTCCCCATTATTGACTTTGAAGCATTCTGTTTTAACAACTAACGCTAATTTAGCTGATGagagaaataaaataaagaagacaaagaaagaaattaacaaaaaattgaacTCTTTAAGACAGGAGATCGATCATtttaaaggaaaaattgaacaGAATGCAACCAACGATGAAAAGAACACCTCAAAGGTtgataatttgaagattgcATTGCAACAAAATGAGAAAGCTTTGAAGcaattggaagaagatttgaaacGGGCATCCGAAAAGGAACTTGctttagaagaagattacTTAACTAAAAAAGATTATCATTTACAGaaggaattggaatttagtaaattggaagaaagtTTGAATAAAGATTTGTCTCTTGTGAAAGCaaaagaaaccaaattACAGAATGAATATAATCAATTGTCATCTAAAAAAGATAAACTGTCATTGAGACATgagaaattacaaaaagAGCTGGATGAAAACAATGAACTCTTCACTGTGGTAAAGGAACAATTTGTCGTcaaaagagaaaatgaaagattaaagaGACAGGAGGCTAGAATTCGTGAAATTagtgattttgaattaggAATCAAGGGTTTAGAACAAGATATAAGTCGTTTGGATGCTGAAAATGATCACATCCAAGGATTATTGAATGGATTTTAA
- the CTT1 gene encoding catalase T (ancestral locus Anc_3.424), whose amino-acid sequence MSDNKQQNVYSQANGFAYPHHPYSSQYARRDGPLLLQDINLVETLAHFDRERIPGRVVHEKGGGCRFEFELTDSLSDITYAKPYQQVGFKCPGIVRFSTVGGEKGSADTTRDPRGVSFKFYTPWGNHDYVFNNTPVFFIRDAIKFPHFIHTQKRDPQANWNAAEDSSMYWDYLTQNPESIHQVTYMFGDRGTPASWADMSAYSGHTFKFINKEHKITYVQIHILPEHGWENLPAEKAASLMGSNPDYNQAKLFRQLKNGDKPKYTCYVQTMTPEQATKFKYSINDLTKIWPHKDFPLRKFGTITLTENVENYFEEIEQVAFSPSNTCIPGIEPSNDSVLQARIFSYPDTQRHRLGPNYTQLPVNRPRNFGCPYSQKGNADSNGASPLVCPYASANYQRDGQGTFYNYGSQKNYISTLPDAEMKFSNMTLDSTDERYKGIVLEKDVQADLKKQEEEGANQEKIIDAKINNYTYVNGVTPLDFEQPRALYEKVFDDDAKKRFIKNIVGHASNIPHEGLKVRISQYFGLLNKDLGKQIAEGLKVEWKPVELEEYAKSICVSSA is encoded by the coding sequence ATGTCTGATAACAAACAACAGAACGTCTACTCGCAAGCTAACGGTTTCGCATACCCTCACCATCCATACTCCTCGCAGTATGCCAGAAGAGATGGTCCATTGCTGCTTCAAGATATCAATCTCGTCGAGACATTGGCTCATTTCGATAGAGAAAGAATCCCCGGTCGTGTCGTTCACGAAAAGGGTGGTGGTTGTAGATTCGAATTCGAATTGACTGACTCGTTAAGTGACATCACTTACGCAAAGCCTTACCAACAAGTAGGTTTCAAGTGCCCTGGTATCGTCAGATTCTCTACCGTCGGGGGTGAAAAGGGTAGTGCTGACACGACAAGAGATCCAAGAGGTGTCTCTTTCAAGTTTTATACTCCCTGGGGTAATCATGACTATGTCTTCAATAATACTCCCGTTTTCTTTATTAGAGATGCTATCAAGTTCCCTCACTTCATCCACACACAAAAGAGAGACCCTCAGGCAAATTGGAACGCTGCAGAGGATAGTTCCATGTATTGGGATTATTTGACTCAAAACCCAGAATCCATCCATCAAGTCACTTATATGTTTGGTGATAGAGGAACACCAGCATCATGGGCTGACATGTCTGCATATTCAGGTCAtactttcaaattcattaataagGAACATAAAATTACTTATGTGCAAATTCATATCTTGCCCGAACATGGGTGGGAAAACTTACCAGCAGAGAAAGCTGCCTCATTAATGGGATCCAATCCTGATTATAATCAAGCAAAATTGTTTAgacaattgaagaatggTGACAAGCCTAAATATACCTGTTATGTACAAACAATGACTCCTGAACAAGCcaccaaatttaaatacTCCATTAATGATTTGACAAAGATTTGGCCTCATAAGGATTTCCCATTGAGAAAATTCGGTACCATTACTTTGACTGAAAATGtggaaaattattttgaagaaattgaacaagTTGCCTTCAGCCCAAGTAATACTTGTATCCCTGGTATTGAACCATCGAATGACTCTGTCTTACAGGCAAGAATTTTCTCATATCCAGACACTCAACGTCATAGGCTGGGTCCCAACTACACTCAATTACCAGTCAATAGACCAAGAAACTTTGGATGTCCTTATTCACAAAAGGGAAACGCTGATTCCAACGGAGCATCTCCACTAGTCTGCCCCTATGCTAGTGCCAATTATCAAAGAGATGGACAAGGTACATTTTATAATTATGGATctcaaaaaaattatatttctACATTGCCAGATGCTGAAATGAAATTTAGTAATATGACTTTGGATTCCACTGATGAAAGATACAAGGGAATTGTATTAGAAAAGGACGTTCAAGCTGActtgaagaaacaagaagagGAAGGTGCCAACcaggaaaagattattgatgCCAAGATTAACAATTATACCTATGTTAACGGTGTAACGCCCTTAGATTTTGAACAACCAAGAGCATTATATGAAAAAGTTTTCGATGACGATGCAAAgaaaagatttattaaaaatatcGTGGGCCATGCATCAAATATTCCACACGAGGGATTAAAAGTTAGAATTTCCCAGTATTTTGGTTTACTAAATAAAGATTTGGGTAAGCAGATCGCTGAAGGGTTGAAGGTTGAATGGAAACCTGttgaattagaagaatATGCTAAATCCATTTGTGTGTCAAGCGCTTGA
- the PIL1 gene encoding lipid-binding protein PIL1 (ancestral locus Anc_3.420): MHRTYSLRNSRAPTAAQLQSPPPPTSTTKSRFFGKGGIAYNFRTKTAGQWGPELSRKLSQLVKIEKNVLRSLEVAANERRDAAKQLSVWGLENDDDVSDITDKLGVLIYEISELDDQFIDRYDQYRLTLKSIRDIEGSVQPSRDRKDKITDKIAYLKYKDPASTKIEILEQELVRAEAESLVAEAQLSNITRSKLRASFNYQFDSIIEHSEKIALIAGYGKALLELLDDSPVTPGETRPAYDGYEASKQIIIDAESALNEWTLDSAQVKPTLSFKQEYDYTDDEEEEEEEPIPEEEEDLEDHVSQLDPEQQAGQRWSDDELEPEHQEGEEEIDEQVEEEGEQEGEQATA, encoded by the coding sequence atgCATAGAACCTACTCCTTGAGAAACTCAAGAGCACCCACAGCAGCGCAACTGCAAAGTCCTCCACCACCCACCTCGACCACGAAGAGCAGATTCTTCGGTAAGGGTGGTATCGCTTACAATTTCCGTACCAAGACCGCTGGTCAATGGGGGCCTGAATTGTCCCGTAAATTGTCCCAATTGGTCAAGATCGAAAAGAACGTGTTGAGGTCCTTGGAAGTCGCCGCCAATGAGAGACGTGATGCTGCTAAGCAGTTGTCCGTTTGGGGGTTGGAGaacgatgatgatgtcTCGGATATTACTGATAAATTGGGGGTCTTGATTTACGAAATTAGTGAATTGGATGACCAATTTATTGATAGATACGATCAGTATCGTCTTACTTTGAAGTCCATTAGAGACATTGAAGGGTCCGTGCAACCTTCCAGAGATAGAAAGGATAAGATCACTGATAAGATTGCctatttgaaatataagGATCCTGCATCTACTAAGATTGAAATCTTGGAACAAGAATTAGTGAGAGCGGAAGCTGAATCATTGGTTGCAGAGGCAcaattatcaaatattacTAGATCAAAATTGAGAGCTTCATTTAATTATCAATTCGATTCTATAATTGAACATTCTGAAAAGATTGCTCTTATTGCTGGATATGGGAAGGCATTGTTGGAATTACTAGATGATTCTCCAGTGACCCCCGGTGAAACAAGACCAGCTTACGATGGATATGAAGCCTCGAAgcaaattattattgatgCTGAAAGTGCATTGAATGAATGGACTTTGGATTCCGCCCAAGTGAAACCAACTTTGAGTTTCAAACAAGAATACGATTAcactgatgatgaagaagaagaagaagaagaaccaataccagaagaagaggaagatttggaagatcACGTATCGCAACTTGACCCAGAACAACAAGCGGGCCAAAGATGGTCTGATGACGAGTTGGAGCCTGAACATCAAGAgggtgaagaagaaatagatgAACAGGTGGAAGAAGAGGGCGAACAAGAGGGCGAACAAGCAACTGCCTAA
- the MRP13 gene encoding mitochondrial 37S ribosomal protein mS44 MRP13 (ancestral locus Anc_3.414), whose translation MTRSLLLTTWKRLQSTAASPTAAARTKLDEFFQYHATKNALKPLIYRPKNANKLLTMDLRDPITKKKLTPKEPRATLSRAVFLDYLQEVQQGKEGKGELVSWLRAWCQIPARKTHVWGYLDSYMVAKMLAVSFFEIGGYTQLVNELYCQRKKFVSAKNPGVFNVEDFFNTLLMCNLQRNHILQFNDVEISKKKLANAWRRVSERENKTGLANLLLDTLGKQMGYDCREVVKGLDMQTGELDLPLWEQDKGISKEQYLQKNDLVYLLSRTILQFNEAEASNVDSPVVKFVDQYKQLSEELGKADLYDQYQDSMTQLWKKDEKKLAADEPVVEDAA comes from the coding sequence ATGACAAGATCCCTCCTGTTGACTACTTGGAAGAGGCTACAATCCACGGCTGCCTCACCCACGGCCGCTGCTCGCACAAAACTGGATgaattcttccaatatcATGCCACAAAGAACGCGCTCAAACCACTCATCTATAGGCCCAAGAACGCAAACAAGCTGCTTACAATGGACCTAAGGGACCCCATCACCAAAAAGAAGCTCACGCCCAAGGAACCCAGAGCAACTTTATCTAGAGCTGTCTTCTTGGACTACTTGCAAGAGGTGCAACAGGGAAAGGAGGGTAAGGGAGAATTGGTGTCCTGGTTGAGGGCCTGGTGTCAAATACCGGCAAGAAAGACCCACGTTTGGGGCTATTTGGACTCGTATATGGTAGCGAAGATGCTTGCGGTGTCGTTCTTTGAGATTGGTGGGTATACGCAGTTGGTTAATGAGTTGTATTGTCAGAGGAAGAAGTTTGTCTCGGCTAAGAACCCTGGCGTATTCAATGTGGAGGATTTTTTCAACACTTTGTTGATGTGTAATTTGCAAAGGAATCATATTTTACAATTCAATGATGTGGAAATCTCTAAGAAGAAACTAGCAAATGCATGGAGAAGAGTATCCGAGAGAGAGAACAAGACAGGATTGGCCAATTTGTTACTGGATACCCTAGGGAAACAGATGGGGTATGACTGTAGGGAGGTGGTGAAGGGACTAGACATGCAAACGGGGGAACTTGATCTGCCTTTATGGGAGCAAGATAAAGGTATAAGTAAAGAACAATATCTACAGAAGAATGATCTTGTATATTTGTTATCAAGAAccattcttcaattcaatgAAGCAGAGGCATCCAACGTGGATTCACCGGTAGTTAAGTTTGTCGATCAATACAAACAATTGAGCGAAGAACTTGGGAAGGCAGACCTATATGACCAATACCAGGATTCCATGACGCAACTTTGGAAGAAGGACGAAAAGAAATTAGCTGCAGATGAACCTGTTGTTGAGGATGCAGCCTAG
- the GCD2 gene encoding translation initiation factor eIF2B subunit delta (ancestral locus Anc_3.413) codes for MSEVEQAATATVKAEPKKETTPTSAPAPEGDSSKDKQLSNKELKELKKKEKAAKRAAMKQASGISIEQQQQSAQLKKEKKQQQREKQQLEKKKKEEKKNRKLNAKQQHLKKSTLFGHLETTEERRASILALTSAVTSSNASKITAAGLMVPMVASALSGSQVYTTSSLGIPLTQVVSATPSINNALETASTTTPPTISTPNDMAKALASISLEGDKQSMVPGVSSVIPEALENSLGSSQLISSVKELLTNKDLIHPAILRLTSNLANYKIVGSIPRCIAMLEAFQIVVGDYQTPKGTTLSRNLTNYLSHQIDILKKARPLSVTMGNAIRWLKQEISLIDPATSDKVAKKDLCEKIAQFAREKIELADQLIIDNASTQIENNATIVTYGGSKVLTEMLLYNALDLQKNIKVIVVDSRPLFEGRKMADTLRKEGVNVMYALITSLDTIFNMDVDYVFLGAHSILSNGFLYSRTGTAMLAMTAKRRNIPVLVCCESLKFSQRVQLDSVTFNELADPNDLLSTGYENPVERRGNNGALLKRFIKEREEAKKKSDIENNKQKGSNKHQSSSSKTDKESSVEEATNDDEDKCILDGWQELPSLNIVNILYDLTPPEYIKKVITEFGALPPSSVPVILREYKGSA; via the coding sequence ATGAGTGAAGTTGAACAAGCAGCAACTGCCACTGTCAAGGCGGAACCCAAAAAAGAAACTACCCCTACTTCAGCTCCTGCTCCTGAAGGGGACTCATCTAAAGATAAACAACTTTCCAAcaaggaattgaaagaattgaaaaagaaggaaaaggcTGCGAAAAGAGCCGCCATGAAGCAGGCTAGTGGTATATCTATTgagcaacaacagcagaGTGCacaattaaagaaagagaagaaacaacaacagcgTGAAAAGCAACAActagaaaagaaaaagaaagaggagaagaaaaatagaAAACTAAACGCCAAGCAACAACATCTAAAGAAGAGCACTTTATTTGGACATTTAGAAACAActgaagaaagaagagcTTCCATTTTGGCTTTAACAAGTGCAGTGACATCTTCTAATGCCTCAAAAATTACAGCTGCCGGATTAATGGTTCCAATGGTTGCCAGTGCACTCTCGGGATCTCAAGTCTATACCACATCATCCCTGGGAATTCCTCTAACCCAAGTTGTATCTGCCACACCATCCATCAATAATGCATTGGAAACTGCATCCACCACCACTCCACCTACTATTTCTACGCCAAACGACATGGCTAAGGCATTAGCGTCTATTTCATTGGAAGGAGACAAACAATCCATGGTGCCAGGTGTTTCATCTGTGATTCCAGAAGCTTTAGAAAATAGTCTTGGAAGCTCACAATTAATATCCTCCgtgaaagaattattaacGAATAAGGATTTGATCCATCCTGCTATATTACGTTTAACCTCTAATTTAGCTAATTACAAGATTGTAGGATCCATTCCTCGTTGTATTGCGATGTTAGAAGCGTTCCAAATTGTTGTCGGTGATTATCAAACTCCCAAGGGGACTACATTGTCACGTAATTTGACAAATTATTTATCTCATCAAATTGatatattgaagaaagcAAGGCCTTTAAGTGTCACTATGGGTAATGCAATTAGGTGGTTGAAgcaagaaatttcattaattgatcCTGCTACATCAGACAAAGTGGCAAAGAAAGATCTTTGTGAAAAGATTGCTCAATTCGCAAGAGAAAAGATCGAATTGGCTGATCAGTTGATCATTGATAATGCCTCCactcaaattgaaaataatgctACTATTGTAACATATGGTGGATCTAAAGTGTTAACAGAAATGCTGTTATATAATGCATTAGATCTACAAAAAAACATTAAAGTTATCGTAGTGGATTCAAGACCATTGTTTGAAGGTAGAAAGATGGCTGATACATTAAGAAAAGAGGGTGTGAATGTTATGTATGCATTGATCACAAGTTTGGATACTATTTTTAATATGGACGTGGATTATGTTTTCCTTGGTGCTCATTCTATTTTATCTAATGGATTTTTATATTCAAGAACTGGTACTGCCATGCTTGCGATGACTGCTAAGAGAAGAAACATTCCAGTACTTGTTTGTTGTGaaagtttgaaattctCTCAAAGAGTTCAATTGGATAGTGTtacatttaatgaattagCAGATCCTAATGATCTTTTATCAACAGGATATGAAAATCCTGTGGAGAGGCGTGGGAATAATGGTGCCTTGTTGAAACGATTCATTAAGGAACGTGAAGAAGCTAAGAAAAAGtctgatattgaaaataataaacaaaagGGCAGTAATAAGCACcaatcatcatcatccaagACAGACAAGGAATCGAGTGTGGAAGAAGCAAcgaatgatgatgaagataaatgTATACTAGATGGATGGCAAGAGCTCCcatctttgaatattgttaatattctttatgATTTGACTCCACCAGAATATATCAAGAAAGTCATTACAGAGTTCGGTGCCTTGCCACCTTCATCTGTTCCTGTTATTCTAAGGGAATATAAAGGTTCAGCATAG
- the TOM20 gene encoding TOM complex receptor protein TOM20 (ancestral locus Anc_3.410) has product MSNPSSTIGRILGITAMVGAVSALGYAIYFDHQRRSDPAFRKQLRSKLKRQAKAAQIAEQQEAQKKLQDVTEFLTAELAKDPISTDPSKREEIFTSSLEQGERLSMAGDQDLLAASKFYRALTVYPNPAELLEIYQKSIAKNVYENIVLMIAILPPANVSNFLSGVTSKMDKLQMESETMEKMNEIDE; this is encoded by the coding sequence ATGTCTAACCCCAGCTCTACTATAGGCCGTATTCTAGGGATCACCGCCATGGTTGGTGCCGTTTCTGCATTAGGTTACGCCATCTATTTCGAtcatcaaagaagaagtgATCCAGCCTTTAGAAAGCAATTGAGAtccaaattgaagagaCAAGCCAAAGCTGCTCAAATCGCTGAACAACAGGAGGCCCAAAAGAAGTTACAAGATGTCACAGAGTTCTTAACTGCTGAATTGGCAAAGGACCCCATCTCTACGGATCCATCAAagagagaagaaattttcacTTCATCTTTGGAACAAGGTGAAAGATTATCGATGGCCGGTGATCAAGATTTATTAGCTGCTTCAAAATTCTATAGAGCCTTGACTGTTTACCCAAACCCAGCCgaattattggaaatttaCCAAAAGAGTATAGCCAAGAATGTTTATGAAAATATCGTATTGATGATTGCCATATTGCCACCTGCTAATGtttctaatttcttaaGCGGTGTTACTTCCAAAATGGATAAATTGCAAATGGAATCTGAAACCATGGAAAAAATGAAcgaaattgatgaatag
- the SLX9 gene encoding Slx9p (ancestral locus Anc_3.409) → MVAKKRNTLRNKAASRAATNGSGSDDHDQSVFDLPPDPKAYLHQARETKKEKQMNKQQNFLERMKMKANGDGNLEGISKSSIRRRKRKMREDLKPKMYDLLTSLQQESDLRDHVLADDRKDDNNEDEMVVDSVTKITKSAAYSHITSGKPMEPGSVIMKKNQPNIRNQKGAKAISQKESARFNQVLTNQSFQQNPFGSLREIIKMQKK, encoded by the coding sequence ATGGTTGCTAAGAAGAGAAACACATTAAGAAATAAGGCTGCTTCAAGGGCAGCCACTAATGGATCTGGGTCTGATGATCACGATCAAAGCGTTTTCGACTTGCCTCCTGATCCCAAGGCATACTTGCATCAGGCAAGAGAGACTAAGAAGGAGAAGCAAATGAATAAACAACAGAACTTTCTCgaaaggatgaaaatgaaggCTAATGGAGATGGAAATCTAGAAGGGATCTCTAAATCATCTATAAGGCGtaggaaaagaaagatgagagaagatttgaaaccaaAGATGTACGATCTGTTGACTTCGTTGCAACAGGAATCAGACCTAAGAGATCACGTCTTAGCCGATGATAGaaaagatgataataacgAGGATGAAATGGTCGTGGATTCAGTGACCAAAATTACCAAATCAGCCGCCTATAGCCATATTACTAGTGGCAAGCCTATGGAACCTGGCTCAGTcataatgaagaagaatcagCCAAATATTAGAAACCAGAAAGGTGCTAAGGCCATATCTCAAAAAGAGTCAGCCAGGTTTAATCAAGTCCTCACTAACCAAAGTTTTCAACAGAATCCATTCGGCTCATTGAGAGAGATCATCAAGATGCAAAAGAAATAG
- the NCAS0E01250 gene encoding PEX11 family protein (ancestral locus Anc_3.3): MVCDTIVYHPTITRLIKFFDAAAGREKVLRLLQYLCRFLSIEKGGPTKQLERQFLLIRKVLRFLKPLNYLKLASKVYDNKLAGDAFVRYCNVWKNLAFALYLALDQINLLRMLKVISSTSLTGKMIPKWTNQSWLLSLFLGILMNGRKIQIAQRHIDEIKNAKKEGSGKDTDKDEEKKVLATVTKERYSAIRKLLWDSLDSLIVMNNLSYLKLDDGYTGLIGITTSLLGMQDLWKATE; the protein is encoded by the coding sequence ATGGTGTGCGATACGATAGTTTACCACCCTACAATCACTAGATTGATCAAGTTCTTTGATGCTGCAGCAGGTAGAGAAAAAGTTTTGCGTTTACTCCAATACCTATGCCGATTTTTAAGTATCGAAAAAGGGGGTCCCACGAAGCAATTAGAGAGACAATTCCTATTAATTAGAAAAGTGTTACGTTTTTTGAAACCGTTGAATTACTTAAAACTTGCTTCTAAGGTCTATGATAACAAATTGGCCGGAGATGCCTTTGTTCGTTACTGCAACGTATGGAAAAATCTGGCGTTTGCGTTGTATCTTGCCTTAGATCAAATCAATCTACTTCGTATGTTAAAAGTGATTTCATCTACCTCATTAACTGGCAAGATGATCCCCAAATGGACGAACCAGAGTTGGCTTTTGTCTCTTTTCCTAGGAATTCTCATGAATGGTCGAAAGATACAGATTGCCCAACGTCATATTGATGAGATAAAGAATGCCAAGAAGGAAGGCTCTGGGAAGGACACTGATAAGgatgaagagaagaaagtaTTAGCTACTGTCACCAAGGAAAGATACTCTGCcataagaaaattattatggGATTCACTTGATTCTCTAATCGTTATGAACAACCTTTCCTATTTGAAACTAGATGATGGCTATACGGGATTGATTGGGATAACGACATCCCTGTTGGGAATGCAAGATTTATGGAAAGCTACTGAATGA